Part of the Penicillium digitatum chromosome 4, complete sequence genome is shown below.
CCCCTTTGTTCAAAAGTCGATGGGATGTCGTTGTCTGGATGAATTCTAACCCAGCTTGACAGAGAAGATCTATATCCTTTAGTTCTCGCAGAGCCTCGCCGATTTCAACAAAATTATTATCAAAGCTGGCGTCCGCTCCTTTCTGGTTGATGAAGAACTCCCCACCGATAAAAAGGGGTACCGATATAAAAGGATGAATCTTTTAGATAGTTCAAAAATTGTCAGTAAAAGCGCCAAGGTGAATAGAAGTCATCAGCAACCTGCCTTGAGAAAACTAAGCTGGGACAGATATTGGGAGAGCCGCGCTATCTCCTGAGCCGCCGTTGAAGCCCTGTGTTCACACTGTGCCAACAGATCGCCGTAATCATGGGCCTGCCATGGGATAAGTTCTGTTGCTGCCCTCAGTTGCAGGACAGCCGCCTGCGCGATCATCCTCGTAAAAAGTAACAGAGGGTCCATCCAATCAAGTTTTGGCACAAGGTGATACAACTGAATCCGCTGTAGGAGCAAGTTGTCGAGCCATACATGGCGATCCCAAAACTCGGTAATCGGGCTGCCACACGCCTGCCCGACACTGGACTGCTTCCGATGGCTCAGCACTCGCCCCCACAGCGTGCTGAAAATTATACACTCGCCAAATGGGGTCTGGATTGTGAGGTCACTCGTGCACATCATGACATCAGATAGGAATGGGGATAAGGATGGGGTTCCAGTTTGAAAATCCACTTCTGAGGAAGGTAGTCGTGTGGTGATCTACAGCTTTTAGTCAATCAGTGATTGTTAAGGGGAGATGAACCGGGATTCAATCTACTGACAGTGTGTTCGTCCACTGTAAGTGCCGAATTGCTTAGAATGCAGAACAAGCGATCGAGACAGTACGCCATCCAGAACGTTCGTCGCTTTTCTTCCGTTTCAGTGACGGTGTAAAAAGTACCCGAAACGTCAGGTAAATGCTCAAGCGAGTCAATTCCATTCCATTTGAGGAGTTGCACTAGGCGAAGCGCTCGGCCTGTACTCGCCCAAGTACGTCGGAATGACTTTTCCATGAATTCATAAACGGCGACTAGAATCCACGCCTGGGCTTGCTGGGTGTAAAAAGCATCTTCTTGGTGGTATTCCTCACTCTCCAGTGTTTCGAGCATCTGCCGTGTGTCATGGTATAGGCCATCTCGCATGTGTTGAAATTGTGGGGAGAGCGACGCTGCCACAGTCCACACTGCATACTTTAGACATAGGTGTGATCCTGACGGCGAACACTGCTTTGCCCAGGAGAAATAGTAACCCTGTTGCAGAATAGGAATAAAGGGATAGACGCGATCGAAGTAAAGTTGATTTCTGATCCACCAGTCAGTCATAATCTGGCAGCAAGGGGGACTTGAATAATGAAAGGTTTTGGCTCATACAGCTCTGCTTGGGTCAATTTGGGAATTGTGCCACTGGTTGTGCTAGCCAGAAGTGCCTCCGGGGAGGACGTGACATTGGGCGCCGTCATTGTGAGGAGAGGAATTGAGTCTTCGGTGAGATCAAGCTCGATCTCGGTCACGCTTTGTTGCACTTCATCGTCTGGATTGAGATTCAACCCTATCTCATCTAGTGGATCACCTTGTGCACGCAGACGTCTTTCCAATAGTGCTGTGCGAATCACAAAACTATGAGTAGAGTTCTCCACCAACACACTAAGAAACATGGACGAGATACCAATTCTGGACCGCAGGTCCTTCAGATGTCCTCGCTTGGGTCCGCGCGATGGGCGGTCTGTGTTGATGTGACAGCGCACTCCGGAATTCACGCACGCACCGCAGGGCCTTTTCCTGTCGCATCTCAGTTTCTTTCGTTGGCATTCCTGGCAAGCCAAACCTGGCTCTTGCCGGGGACGCAATGTGCTCATCTTGCTATCGATATCTGGTATCACCACTTTCCTCCAGCGCTAAGAGGTTCTTAAACAAGCTCTGATCGAGCAGCTACGATCCTTGTACGTGGCAAATCTCGCAAATAAGTAGCCGACAAAGATTACTCCTTGAGCGTTTCATCTCGCCCGCACGGATTGTGCTCCTGCGAATGAAAGGGTCAGCAGTTCGAATTCCGGGTAAGCCGAACGTCTATCGAATCTCTGTACCAATTTTCTCTTTGGCAGAGTTTCAAGGAGACCTCAAATGATGATATTGCCCTAGATAGCCTGGGGGCCATTTTGCAACATAACAACCAATCCGAGAAAATGAGAAACACACCCCATTGGTGGTTACCATGCAGATAGCAAAATTCCAACCTGATCCATACACAATGAATCACCTTGAAGGGCACTAAAATCTTACGGGTACCGCATGGTGAAATTTGAACCCATGCAACTGGAATCCAACCTGCATACTGCATATGCAAGTTTAGTGGCTCCATGGAAAGTCCAACTCTTTCCAACCAGCATAGCTCATATTTTAACTATTTCCAGTAGGTGCCGCTACGCAGAACGTTACACTGCATCATCTTACGCGCATCGAATACATTTGCATGAACATGAGGATCTCAATCAAACTTGGCGACGGGCTAGGCCATAGATAGAGGAGTCTTGGCTTTTGTTACGGTTGAGTGATCAAAATCgcctgtatttctttctcgcagtctcagccctcgcatgAACCAAATGATTCAGGCCCTTGGCATTGGGTCCAGTTTCCATCTTCGCCCCCCGTCAAGAAGTTGCTGCGATCATGCATGCCTGCATGTGGATTGGCTCGCATGTTGACAAATTTCCCGCAGTAGCAACCTGCAAATCACCTCAGCAGTCCAGCTGGAAGGGGGTTTCACATGGAAGCGACTCCCCTGTACATCCTGACAAAGCTGTGGGAATTGCCTTCAACCCCCTCTGTGAAACGTTCGTTTGACTCTGTTCGGTCTAGTCTTATCCAGACTCTTCCTTAACAGCCACCCATACCTTCCATTCTGCCAAACTTCGTATGGTCTAGGTTCCGCAACATCCGGGGCAACTCTCAAAAGAAAGTCCGAGAAGCTGCAGGTAAGCCCAATACGCGATTAGCTGCTTTTGCAaggagtactccgtacaagttTTCCCAATAAGCGGGGTATGTCAATTTCAATCAGAAGATCCCAACTCCTACATAATCATGGCTCCGATCTGATTAGACATGGTCTAGATTCCGTATACTACCTCTATAAATACATCAATTCATCTATCTAGCTATCTGGAGCTCAGGCGAGGAATCACTTGCGGGGACCACAAGGGCAGTACTCGGCACCCATTTTTTTAGGGCCTCGAAAGTTAGTCATCACGACCTACTCCGCATATCTTAGCAACTGATTCTCAAGCTATTTCTAATATAGATCCTCTCCACACTCCAGATCAGGTTAATCTCTAATCTCTACTTACATATATCTACCTGTTATGCATAGCGGAAATGTTCAAGCAAGACAAAAGACGGGAAGATGTTgaatgagaaaaaaaatgcaaAAGACCCCACGATCATCACGTACTTCGGCCAACTTGGATGAACGACTCAATAATTAGATTAATGTGtattctactccgtagagtaTCTGTTATGGTCGCCCTTTAAAACCCCCCCCGCGGATTTCGGGGAAACTGGGGGAAGGGTGATTCAGGCGAGAGAAGGTCAACCCCGGCACATTCGATTGTTCCAGCAAATTGAATCGGCATTCGGGATCCGACCTGCCACTTTGACCAGCGATCGTAAATCTAGACTCTGGACACGGTACCGAAGCCCGAAACACTGTCACGGTGCTCTTGAAGCTACGAACTCTCTCTCCCCCCTCCCACAACATGCAGTTTCACTTTTCTTGATACTAAGCTGTGATATGCAACCTGTTTCCTTCGTGATCAAGTCTTCACATATCAACTATGCCACCCAATCGAGCAGCCTGGTTAACAGCTAAATCCGTGCGACCACTGGAGGTCAAAACCGCTCCCTACACGTCACCTGCGACCAACGAGATTGTCATTAAGAATGGTGCGATTGCCATCAACCCGGTAGAATGGTCCAAGCAGCTTGTTGGAGACTTGATGTTCACATGGATCAAATACCCGTTCGTTCTCGGCAACGACCTTGCCGGCGAGGTTGTCGAAGTTGGCTCGGGAGTCACACGCTTCAAGCCCGGTGACCGCATCCTGGGCCACGCACTCTCGATGGATCCCAATGTGAATAAAAATTCCGAGGGCTCGTTTCAGGAGTATACTGTTGTGCGTGCGAACATGGCATCACCGATCCCGGATACCCTCTCCTACGAGGAAGCCTGTGTCCTTCCCTTGGGACTGTCCACAGCCGCCTGCGCTTTGTTTCAAACGGACACCCTCGCACTGAACTATCCCGATGCGTCGGTGACTGCGTTAGGCAATTCCAAGAAGACCGAAAACGAAGTGCTCGTGATCTGGGGAGGATCTAGCAGTGTTGGATGCAATGCCATCCAGCTTGCCACCGCAGCGGGATACGATGTCCTCACCACCGCATCTCCAAAGAACTTCGAATTTGTCATCAGTCTAGGTGCCACTCAGGTATTCGACTACCGCAGTAAGACTGTTATTACGGATATCCTGAAGGCATTGGAAGGGAAGAAATCCGTCGGTGCGATCGCCATCGGGAACGGCTCCACGGAGGCGTGCATGGAGATTCTTTCCAAAACCAGTGGATCGAAATTTATTGCTCAGATCAGTTTCCCATGGCCGGAGAAGATTCCAACTACCACTTTGGCCCTTTTCGGTGCTATGATGGGACTTTTGTGGTGGAATCTGAGCATTTTTATCACCTCAAGGTTGAAGGGCGTGACGGCAAAATTCGTCTTTGGGAGCAGCTTGTACAATAATGAAGTGGGTGGGATCATCTACGACGATTTTCTGCCGGTGGCGTTGGCGCAGGGAAGCTATGTGGCGGCTCCCAAACCCTTGGTGGTGGGCAAGGGATTAGAGAAGATCCAGGAGGCTATGGATTTCCATATGAAGGGGGTTTCTGCTAAGAAGGTGGTTGTTTCCCTTTAGTCTTTTGTAGATGTGACTCTTTCAAATCTTTAATCGCCTTGAATCATCGCCAGAAATTAATGGAAGTCGCAATAGATTGAGATATCTAATGTTTCTCGAAGAGACCTTGAACATGTATTCAATGGGGGCACCCTTCATTCTATTACCTCTTAAAAATTCACCAGAGAATGAAGATGGATAGGCAAGAAGAGCTACCACATAGGCACAAGAACTATTCCGAATAAGCCCAGTCTATCCGTTGGCTACGATCATTCCTCGGTGTTGAGTCACCGACATGCCGTCTCAAATTTCAACTCCGGCTGTGTTCCAGAAGGGGAACGGGGTCCGAAATCCGGCCTCAGAATCGGCCAGGCTACGGGAATATATGTAGACCATTACAGAGGATGGTAGACAAGTAAGAACGAAAAAAGAATTGACCATCGCTCCCGATTCCTCATTTCGACTTGTTCTTCCTCCATATACAATGAGACCGACACCAATCAACAAAGCAGCATGGCTGGTGGCTCCCAAGACCCCCCTGGTCGTTGGACCTGCAGAGTACACTCCCCCCGACGCTAAGCAAGTTGTTGTCAAAAATGCTGCGGTGGCAGTCAATCCGCTCGACTGGGCAAAACAACACGTCGGCGACAAAAAATGGGAATGGATCACCCACCCATTCATCATTGGCCAAGACATTGCCGGCGAGGTCGTTGAGATCGGATCTGAAGTAACCCGCTTCAAAGTCGGTGACCGAGTCATCGCTCACGCAGTGGGCTTCTACCTTTACGGGAACCGGGCCGCCGAGGGCGGGTTTCAGCATTACACGATCGCACGCGAACATATGGCGAGTCCCATTCCCGAGGAGCTGTCCTTTGCGAAGGCATGTGTGATCCCCATGTGTTGTTCCGCTGCCTCGTGTGCGCTCTACCAGAAGGGCTATCTTGCCCTTGATTACCCTACTATTCCCGCGCAGCCGGTGAACGGAGAACTTATTCTCATCACGGGTGGTTCGACAGCCGTGGGGAGTAATGCGATTCAGCTTGCCAAATTCAGCGGGTACACGGTGGTGACGACGTGTTCAGAAAAGAACTTCGCTCATGCAAAAAGCCTCGGCGCAGACTTGGTCTTCGATTATAATAGTCCCACCCACGAGGCGGATATCACGGCAGTTTTGCAAGGCAAGAAGGTCGCTGGGGCATTTGCCGTCGGGCCCGGTTCGGTGGAGTTGTGTATTCATGTGCTGGGTCAGCTGGGCGATGAATGTCGCAAGTTTGTTGTCAAAGCCAGCTTCCCATGGCCCAAGGACGACCCGAAGGATGACGAGGAGTATTGGGCTTATATGAAGTGGGTGGATGAGTGGAATCAGG
Proteins encoded:
- a CDS encoding Zinc-binding oxidoreductase, putative, with product MRPTPINKAAWLVAPKTPLVVGPAEYTPPDAKQVVVKNAAVAVNPLDWAKQHVGDKKWEWITHPFIIGQDIAGEVVEIGSEVTRFKVGDRVIAHAVGFYLYGNRAAEGGFQHYTIAREHMASPIPEELSFAKACVIPMCCSAASCALYQKGYLALDYPTIPAQPVNGELILITGGSTAVGSNAIQLAKFSGYTVVTTCSEKNFAHAKSLGADLVFDYNSPTHEADITAVLQGKKVAGAFAVGPGSVELCIHVLGQLGDECRKFVVKASFPWPKDDPKDDEEYWAYMKWVDEWNQGIMAMANEVGIETKYVEGAELGRNEVSQAIYVDFLPTALARGLYMAAPEPQVVGHGLDSIQQALEIQKKGVSAKKVVVNLEE
- a CDS encoding putative transcriptional regulatory protein C777,02: MSTLRPRQEPGLACQECQRKKLRCDRKRPCGACVNSGVRCHINTDRPSRGPKRGHLKDLRSRIALLERRLRAQGDPLDEIGLNLNPDDEVQQSVTEIELDLTEDSIPLLTMTAPNVTSSPEALLASTTSGTIPKLTQAELNQLYFDRVYPFIPILQQGYYFSWAKQCSPSGSHLCLKYAVWTVAASLSPQFQHMRDGLYHDTRQMLETLESEEYHQEDAFYTQQAQAWILVAVYEFMEKSFRRTWASTGRALRLVQLLKWNGIDSLEHLPDVSGTFYTVTETEEKRRTFWMAYCLDRLFCILSNSALTVDEHTITTRLPSSEVDFQTGTPSLSPFLSDVMMCTSDLTIQTPFGECIIFSTLWGRVLSHRKQSSVGQACGSPITEFWDRHVWLDNLLLQRIQLYHLVPKLDWMDPLLLFTRMIAQAAVLQLRAATELIPWQAHDYGDLLAQCEHRASTAAQEIARLSQYLSQLSFLKIHPFISVPLFIGGEFFINQKGADASFDNNFVEIGEALRELKDIDLLCQAGLEFIQTTTSHRLLNKGAE
- a CDS encoding Zinc-binding oxidoreductase CipB encodes the protein MPPNRAAWLTAKSVRPLEVKTAPYTSPATNEIVIKNGAIAINPVEWSKQLVGDLMFTWIKYPFVLGNDLAGEVVEVGSGVTRFKPGDRILGHALSMDPNVNKNSEGSFQEYTVVRANMASPIPDTLSYEEACVLPLGLSTAACALFQTDTLALNYPDASVTALGNSKKTENEVLVIWGGSSSVGCNAIQLATAAGYDVLTTASPKNFEFVISLGATQVFDYRSKTVITDILKALEGKKSVGAIAIGNGSTEACMEILSKTSGSKFIAQISFPWPEKIPTTTLALFGAMMGLLWWNLSIFITSRLKGVTAKFVFGSSLYNNEVGGIIYDDFLPVALAQGSYVAAPKPLVVGKGLEKIQEAMDFHMKGVSAKKVVVSL